One Dictyoglomus turgidum DSM 6724 DNA window includes the following coding sequences:
- a CDS encoding extracellular solute-binding protein — MAKSKIFVIFFLVFFAFLTFVPGFGQRVYQYKVGNYVLNIDTQKYRGKTIYVWQHWPEEEKSSIPDVRSPKEAREEFEKITGAKVKIVYVTWETKVEKQTAAILSGSGCDIVYIDSRQKPTWMMKKMLLPLNRYIDFNNKDLYNAVGFRKPILDYFTWRGQIYAVTNIYNDNVFPYILYYNKEKFEMAGLPDPLELYKQGKWTWETFFNLGKQLTQDTNGDGKIDQYAYASWRTYAPFLWTNDVMPIKYVGGRPVFNLDNPKAYKAFQAVYEMDAKYKMRPADWWTDPQGRFQKGITCMDYWGPWDISNMRNALGKKLGMVPFPKGPDTNKKSADEGDDSAWAIASSSKDPELAALYLLWMLMPTDKEKELIVKNQIERVGGKEVYDILMDAATRTVINPAAGIPGFSELMDQIDTANPAKSIKALKPKFEAAINAVLEGLK, encoded by the coding sequence ATGGCTAAAAGTAAAATTTTTGTAATTTTTTTCTTGGTGTTTTTTGCTTTTTTAACTTTTGTTCCAGGATTTGGACAGAGGGTTTATCAGTATAAGGTGGGAAATTATGTGCTCAATATTGATACTCAGAAATATAGAGGGAAGACCATTTATGTATGGCAACATTGGCCTGAAGAAGAAAAGAGTAGTATTCCTGATGTAAGATCACCAAAAGAAGCAAGAGAAGAATTTGAAAAAATAACAGGAGCAAAAGTAAAAATAGTTTATGTAACTTGGGAGACTAAGGTTGAGAAACAGACAGCTGCAATACTTTCAGGTTCTGGTTGTGATATTGTTTATATTGATAGTAGGCAAAAACCTACTTGGATGATGAAAAAGATGCTCCTTCCTTTAAATAGGTATATTGACTTCAATAATAAAGATCTTTACAATGCTGTAGGCTTTAGAAAACCTATTCTTGATTACTTTACTTGGAGAGGTCAGATTTATGCGGTAACTAATATCTACAACGATAATGTATTCCCATACATACTTTACTATAATAAAGAGAAATTTGAAATGGCAGGACTACCCGATCCTCTCGAACTTTATAAACAAGGTAAATGGACATGGGAGACCTTTTTCAATTTAGGTAAACAGCTTACTCAAGATACTAATGGTGATGGAAAAATAGACCAATATGCTTATGCAAGTTGGAGAACGTATGCTCCATTTCTTTGGACTAACGATGTTATGCCTATAAAATATGTGGGTGGAAGACCAGTATTTAATCTTGACAATCCAAAAGCCTATAAAGCATTTCAAGCTGTTTATGAAATGGATGCAAAATACAAGATGAGACCTGCGGATTGGTGGACTGATCCTCAGGGGAGATTCCAAAAGGGCATCACCTGTATGGATTATTGGGGTCCATGGGATATTTCTAATATGAGAAATGCTCTCGGTAAAAAGTTAGGCATGGTTCCATTCCCAAAGGGTCCTGATACTAATAAGAAGAGTGCTGATGAGGGTGATGATTCTGCTTGGGCAATAGCTTCTTCTTCAAAGGATCCTGAGCTTGCTGCTTTATATCTTTTGTGGATGTTGATGCCAACGGACAAAGAGAAAGAATTGATTGTCAAGAATCAGATTGAGAGGGTCGGAGGAAAAGAGGTGTATGATATTTTAATGGATGCAGCAACAAGGACAGTTATAAATCCTGCTGCTGGGATTCCAGGATTTAGCGAATTAATG